From the Saccharomycodes ludwigii strain NBRC 1722 chromosome I, whole genome shotgun sequence genome, one window contains:
- the YFH7 gene encoding Yfh7p (similar to Saccharomyces cerevisiae YFR007W | YFH7 | putative kinase with similarity to the PRK/URK/PANK kinase subfamily), producing the protein MHHFDLLVDKVLQKFQDCILTENDNALRGKQQNKNYRLLVIIVGSPGSGKSTIAQSLRSKLVETFQQKWWTESEYNKINASLENVIPKSFSLDDLRADVDSLKDFNPKDVNKIIYDLDKIEQYKPRKTSYYSDKNMERTVIESYGGYDNSIMLTVDKGFSKKKKLTYNEWCEELVSIVPMDGFHLSRNVLAKFKNSDYMIERRGSPPTFDSSNYLELIKLICETSCLPYVTDTGRDASTLFKILNSENAASHGELPTIYYPGFSHSEKDPQVNQHCIKPNTRIVILEGLYLLYNKSAWAHIYPTIDKKCGDNHIVIKVSVVKDSHGNEVTEEEEKVLSKRIANRHLASGLVSTIEEGYSRAQKNDLLNHRLIKEYCVPNVAQANTIVYENL; encoded by the coding sequence atgcatCATTTCGATTTATTGGTAGATAAAGTTTTACAAAAGTTTCAAGATTGTATCTTGACCGAAAATGACAATGCACTTAGAGGAAAGCAACAAAACAAGAACTATAGGTTACTTGTAATTATTGTCGGATCACCAGGAAGTGGCAAATCGACGATAGCACAATCGCTAAGGTCAAAATTAGTTGAAACTTTTCAACAGAAATGGTGGACTGAATCAgagtataataaaattaacgCTTCTTTGGAAAATGTGATTCCTAAGAGTTTCAGTTTGGATGATTTACGGGCAGATGTCGATTCTTTGAAAGATTTTAATCCTAAAGAtgtaaacaaaataatttatgaTCTAGACAAAATTGAACAATATAAGCCAAGGAAAACAAGTTATTATagtgataaaaatatggaaAGAACTGTTATTGAGAGCTACGGTGGTTATGATAATTCTATAATGTTAACGGTGGACAAGGGGttcagtaaaaaaaaaaagttaactTATAATGAATGGTGTGAAGAATTAGTTAGTATAGTCCCGATGGATGGGTTCCACCTAAGTAGAAATGTTTTagcaaaatttaaaaattcagaTTATATGATCGAAAGAAGGGGATCGCCACCCACGTTTGATTCTTCAAATTATTTGGAActaattaaattaatttgtGAAACAAGTTGCTTACCATACGTGACCGATACCGGTAGAGATGCTAGCACTTTGTTTAAGATATTGAATAGTGAAAATGCTGCTAGTCACGGTGAATTGCCTACAATATATTATCCTGGTTTTAGTCATAGTGAGAAAGATCCTCAAGTAAACCAGCATTGTATTAAACCAAATACAAGAATAGTTATTTTAGAAGGATTATATTTGctttataataaatctGCCTGGGCTCATATATATCCAACAATAGATAAGAAATGTGGTGATAACCATATCGTTATTAAGGTCTCAGTAGTCAAAGATAGCCATGGAAACGAGGTAACCgaggaggaagaaaaagttcTTTCTAAAAGAATAGCTAATAGGCATTTGGCCAGCGGGCTAGTTAGTACAATCGAAGAAGGTTATAGCAGAGCACAGAAAAATGATTTACTAAATCATCGgctaataaaagaatattgTGTTCCCAATGTTGCTCAGGCAAATACTATTGTGTATGAAAATTTGTAG